Proteins co-encoded in one Ammoniphilus sp. CFH 90114 genomic window:
- the ilvN gene encoding acetolactate synthase small subunit, with protein sequence MQKHTISVLVNDQPGVLARVANLFGRRGFNIDSITVGNSEEKGLSRMVIVTTGDEKTLEQVMKQLHKLIDVIKVQHLSTGSMVAREIVLIKVDAGPTTRMEISGIVEPFRAAIVDVGPQSVIVQATGDSDKIDALTELLRPYGIRELTRTGLTAMARSMAAVKV encoded by the coding sequence ATGCAAAAACATACCATATCCGTATTGGTAAATGATCAGCCAGGGGTCTTAGCCCGGGTAGCGAATTTATTTGGACGTCGTGGCTTCAATATTGACAGCATCACTGTAGGGAACTCGGAAGAAAAAGGGCTCTCCCGCATGGTCATCGTTACCACGGGTGATGAGAAGACACTTGAGCAAGTCATGAAACAGCTTCATAAGCTCATAGACGTTATTAAAGTTCAACATCTTAGCACTGGTTCTATGGTTGCTCGTGAAATTGTTCTCATCAAGGTGGATGCAGGACCTACAACTCGAATGGAGATCTCCGGGATTGTAGAACCATTCCGTGCTGCCATTGTTGATGTTGGACCACAGTCCGTTATTGTTCAAGCAACAGGGGACTCTGATAAGATTGATGCTCTAACAGAACTGCTTCGCCCTTATGGGATACGAGAGTTGACTCGTACAGGTCTTACAGCGATGGCTAGAAGTATGGCCGCAGTGAAAGTATAA
- a CDS encoding 2-isopropylmalate synthase: MRKIEIFDTTLRDGEQSPGVNLSTDEKIEIALQLERLGVTRMEAGFAAASPGDLKSVQEIARRIKNSTVVSLSRSVQSDIDKAWEALREAESACLHVFLATSPIHRQHKLRLSKEQVIEQAVAAIQYGKKYFSQIEFSAEDAARTEIDYLCEVVEAAIKAGANIINIPDTVGYMTPEGYGNIFRQLRANVQGIEDVKLSCHCHDDLGMAVANSMAAIEAGATQVEGTINGIGERAGNAAIEEVALALETRKDFYQATTDLRLVEIARTSKLVSRLTGMIVPANKAIVGANAFAHESGIHQDGVLKEITTYEIIRPETVGIKSNKLVMGKHSGRHAFKDKLSELGYSLDQAQLDEAFKKFKDLCDKKKEVSDEDIVALLDSKIVEIPETYVLESLQLSYGNLSVPTASVRVRLADGELKEEASVGNGSVDSIYKAIDRVTGEEVTLDDYKIVSVTHGKDALGEVYVRLSQNGVTVQGRGVSTDVLEASAKAYIRAINKIIAKRGDAAAISDVEPVSTTLS; this comes from the coding sequence ATGCGAAAAATTGAGATCTTTGATACAACCTTACGTGACGGAGAGCAATCTCCGGGCGTAAATTTAAGTACGGACGAGAAGATCGAAATTGCTCTGCAACTAGAAAGACTAGGTGTCACAAGGATGGAAGCAGGATTTGCTGCTGCTTCCCCCGGTGATTTAAAGTCTGTACAAGAAATCGCGAGAAGAATTAAGAATTCAACCGTGGTCAGTCTTTCTCGCTCCGTTCAGAGCGATATTGATAAAGCTTGGGAAGCTTTACGAGAAGCTGAGAGTGCTTGTCTGCACGTTTTCTTAGCTACGTCTCCCATCCATAGGCAACATAAGCTCCGCTTGAGCAAAGAACAAGTGATTGAACAGGCTGTAGCAGCCATTCAATACGGCAAGAAGTACTTCTCGCAGATTGAGTTCTCAGCAGAAGATGCTGCACGGACAGAAATTGATTACTTATGTGAAGTTGTTGAAGCTGCTATTAAAGCTGGTGCGAATATCATCAATATTCCTGATACAGTAGGCTACATGACTCCAGAAGGGTATGGCAATATTTTCAGACAGCTAAGAGCGAACGTACAGGGCATTGAAGATGTGAAACTAAGCTGCCATTGTCACGATGATTTAGGTATGGCTGTTGCCAATAGCATGGCTGCTATTGAAGCCGGGGCTACCCAAGTTGAAGGGACGATTAACGGAATCGGTGAGCGGGCAGGGAATGCTGCGATAGAAGAAGTTGCTTTGGCACTTGAAACGCGGAAGGACTTTTACCAAGCGACGACTGACCTTCGTTTAGTCGAGATCGCCCGTACGAGTAAGCTCGTAAGCCGCCTGACAGGGATGATTGTTCCTGCTAATAAGGCTATTGTGGGAGCTAATGCTTTTGCACACGAATCAGGCATCCACCAAGACGGAGTCTTAAAAGAGATTACGACCTATGAAATTATCCGTCCAGAAACGGTTGGAATTAAGTCCAATAAATTGGTTATGGGTAAACACTCGGGTCGCCATGCTTTTAAAGATAAACTATCTGAGCTTGGCTATAGCCTTGATCAAGCACAGTTGGATGAAGCATTCAAGAAGTTCAAGGATTTATGTGATAAGAAGAAGGAAGTATCCGACGAGGATATCGTGGCGTTATTAGATTCCAAAATCGTTGAAATTCCTGAAACGTATGTACTTGAGTCTTTGCAGCTTTCTTATGGGAATCTATCTGTACCAACAGCAAGTGTACGAGTGAGACTTGCAGACGGTGAATTGAAAGAAGAGGCTTCCGTAGGTAATGGTTCCGTTGATTCAATTTACAAAGCCATCGATCGTGTAACTGGGGAAGAAGTAACATTAGATGATTATAAAATTGTTTCGGTTACGCACGGTAAGGACGCTCTCGGGGAAGTCTACGTCAGACTAAGTCAGAACGGGGTTACAGTTCAAGGACGTGGAGTCAGCACAGACGTGTTAGAAGCAAGTGCGAAGGCTTATATCCGTGCCATTAATAAGATTATTGCCAAGCGTGGGGATGCCGCTGCGATCTCTGACGTAGAGCCGGTAAGCACTACATTAAGCTAG
- the ilvB gene encoding biosynthetic-type acetolactate synthase large subunit, with amino-acid sequence MSRDVAMVVGRPEIPPIEQGEVITGSDALLRCLLLENVEYVFGYPGGAVLPIYDSLYSSHLKHILTRHEQGAIHAADGFARSTGKPGVVIATSGPGATNLVTGIATAYMDSIPMVIITGNVAQSLIGTDAFQEADITGITLPITKHNFFVRDVLELPRIIKEAFHIATTGRPGPVLIDIPKDVNNATAPFFYPETVNLRGYNPAVKPNKMQVDRLIKAISEAKKPVIMAGGGVISASAEKELIAFAEKTQIPVICTLMGLGSFPGTHPLALGWPGMHGNFVSNQAILNCDLLIGIGNRFDDRITMGRTKEFAPNAKIIHIDVDPAEIGKNVETMIPLVGDVKLVLEAALPKAAQADTSDWLIQLNEWKEKHPFSYKKNGNLKPQAVIEMIYETTAGEAIVTTDVGQHQMWAAQYYKFKHPRSLISSGGLGTMGFGFPSAIGAQFAHPDRTVVSINGDGGFQMNSQELAVVSQHNVPVKIVIINNKCLGMVRQWQEIFYDNRYSHIDLSHSPDFVKLAEAYGVKGLRAQSESEARQVWQEALEHNGPVVVEFVVEPEENVYPMVASGCTLDQMTMGDEE; translated from the coding sequence ATGAGCAGAGATGTGGCTATGGTTGTAGGCAGACCTGAAATTCCCCCGATTGAACAAGGGGAAGTCATTACAGGATCCGATGCTTTGTTAAGATGTTTGCTGCTGGAAAACGTTGAGTATGTATTCGGCTATCCAGGAGGAGCAGTACTGCCTATTTACGATTCTCTTTACAGCAGCCATCTTAAGCACATTTTAACTAGACATGAACAAGGAGCAATTCACGCGGCTGACGGTTTTGCAAGATCCACTGGTAAGCCTGGGGTCGTTATTGCTACATCTGGTCCAGGGGCTACCAATTTAGTAACTGGAATTGCAACAGCTTATATGGATTCTATCCCCATGGTTATCATTACGGGTAACGTTGCACAGTCACTCATCGGAACGGACGCCTTCCAAGAAGCAGATATCACAGGGATTACGTTGCCTATTACGAAACACAACTTCTTCGTTCGTGATGTATTGGAACTTCCTCGCATCATTAAGGAAGCTTTCCATATTGCTACGACGGGTCGTCCGGGTCCAGTGCTGATTGATATTCCTAAGGATGTCAACAATGCAACTGCTCCGTTCTTCTATCCGGAGACAGTAAACTTAAGAGGCTATAATCCAGCGGTTAAACCAAACAAGATGCAGGTTGATCGCTTGATTAAGGCGATTTCCGAAGCGAAGAAGCCTGTGATCATGGCTGGTGGGGGGGTCATCTCAGCTAGTGCTGAAAAGGAGCTCATTGCCTTCGCCGAGAAGACACAAATTCCTGTTATCTGCACATTGATGGGACTAGGGAGCTTTCCGGGAACTCATCCACTCGCTTTAGGGTGGCCGGGGATGCACGGAAACTTTGTATCCAACCAGGCGATACTCAATTGCGATCTTCTTATTGGGATCGGTAATCGTTTTGATGATCGTATTACGATGGGGAGAACAAAGGAATTCGCACCTAATGCTAAGATTATTCATATTGACGTCGATCCAGCTGAAATTGGAAAAAATGTCGAAACCATGATTCCGTTGGTTGGAGATGTGAAACTAGTGTTAGAAGCAGCATTGCCTAAGGCAGCTCAAGCGGACACATCAGACTGGTTAATCCAGTTGAATGAGTGGAAGGAGAAGCATCCATTCTCCTACAAGAAGAATGGAAACCTCAAGCCTCAAGCGGTGATTGAGATGATCTATGAAACAACAGCTGGAGAAGCTATAGTAACTACGGATGTTGGCCAGCATCAGATGTGGGCTGCACAGTATTACAAGTTTAAGCATCCTCGCTCTCTCATTTCATCCGGCGGGTTAGGGACGATGGGCTTTGGATTCCCTTCAGCGATCGGTGCACAATTTGCTCATCCGGATCGCACAGTCGTATCCATTAACGGTGATGGTGGATTCCAGATGAATTCACAAGAGTTAGCGGTAGTTTCTCAGCACAATGTTCCAGTGAAAATCGTCATCATCAATAACAAGTGTCTGGGGATGGTGAGACAGTGGCAAGAGATCTTCTATGATAACCGTTATAGCCATATTGACTTATCTCACAGCCCTGACTTTGTTAAATTAGCCGAAGCCTACGGGGTGAAAGGCCTTCGCGCCCAGTCCGAGAGCGAAGCTCGCCAAGTATGGCAAGAAGCATTAGAACATAATGGACCAGTTGTGGTTGAATTTGTCGTAGAGCCGGAGGAAAACGTCTATCCGATGGTTGCGTCCGGTTGTACATTGGATCAGATGACAATGGGAGATGAGGAGTAG
- the ilvC gene encoding ketol-acid reductoisomerase, whose translation MVTMYYEKDVNRQVLEGKTIAVIGYGSQGHSQAQNLRDSGFKVIIGLRPGRSWNQAEQDGFQVYPVAEAVAQADLVQILLPDETQAKVYKEDIEPNLKKGAALFFSHGFNIHFGQIKPPADVDVVMVAPKGPGHLVRRVYVEGFGVPGLIAIEQNASGQAKEIGLAYASGVGATRAGVIETTFREETETDLFGEQAVLCGGTAELVKAGFETLVEAGYKPEIAYFECLHELKLIVDLMYEGGLEYMRYSISDTAEFGDYSTGKRIVNENTKAEMKKVLAEIQDGTFARNWILENQSNRAAFTARRRIEGEHQLEQVGKQLREMMAWIKK comes from the coding sequence ATGGTAACTATGTACTACGAAAAGGATGTAAATCGTCAGGTATTGGAAGGAAAAACAATCGCTGTAATCGGATACGGAAGTCAAGGTCATTCTCAAGCTCAAAACTTAAGAGATAGCGGATTTAAGGTTATCATCGGACTTCGTCCAGGACGTTCTTGGAATCAAGCTGAACAAGACGGATTTCAAGTATATCCAGTAGCTGAAGCTGTAGCTCAAGCTGACCTAGTTCAAATCCTTCTTCCAGATGAAACACAAGCTAAAGTCTACAAAGAAGACATCGAACCAAACTTAAAGAAGGGTGCAGCTCTATTCTTCTCTCACGGATTCAACATCCACTTCGGGCAGATCAAGCCTCCTGCAGATGTAGACGTAGTTATGGTAGCGCCAAAGGGACCTGGTCACCTTGTACGCCGCGTTTATGTGGAAGGATTCGGAGTACCTGGATTAATCGCAATCGAACAAAACGCATCTGGTCAAGCTAAAGAAATCGGATTGGCTTATGCGAGCGGAGTAGGTGCAACACGTGCAGGGGTTATCGAAACGACTTTCCGTGAGGAAACAGAAACCGATCTTTTCGGAGAGCAAGCTGTACTTTGCGGAGGAACAGCTGAATTGGTGAAGGCTGGTTTCGAAACATTGGTTGAAGCCGGCTATAAGCCAGAGATTGCTTATTTCGAGTGTCTGCATGAATTAAAGTTAATCGTTGACTTAATGTATGAAGGCGGATTGGAGTATATGAGATATTCCATCAGTGATACTGCAGAGTTCGGAGATTACAGCACAGGTAAAAGAATCGTAAACGAGAATACAAAAGCTGAAATGAAGAAAGTACTTGCAGAGATTCAAGATGGTACGTTTGCTCGCAACTGGATCTTAGAAAACCAATCTAATCGTGCAGCTTTCACTGCTCGTCGTCGCATTGAAGGGGAACATCAATTAGAGCAAGTAGGTAAGCAATTAAGAGAAATGATGGCTTGGATCAAGAAGTAA